The genomic segment AGGATGACATGCACCATGCTCTGCCAGTGCGTCATGCCGATGGAGTAGGCCGCTTCCTTCTGCCCGGCATCGATGGAGATGATGCCGCCCCGGATGATCTCGGCCATATACGCGCCTGTGTTGACAGAGACGATGAGGATGCCCGCAAAGCCCGGGCTCATATCGATGCCCAGCACTTGCAGGGAGCCGTAGTAGATGACCATGGCCTGCACCATCATGGGCGTGCCCCGGAACACCTCGATATAGACATTGAGGATGCCCCGCAGAATGCGCAGCAGCGCTTTTTTTACGGCCGAATCGCCTTCCTCAATGGGAATCGTCCGCAGAATCGCCACCAAAAGACCCAGCAAAAAGCCGATTGTCGTGCCCAGCAGGGCGATCTTCAACGTAGAGAGCAGGCCGCCGATCAGCAGATCGCTGTATTCATTGATGATGAAGCCGACCCATCCAAAAAATGTCGTAGGGAGCGCCATATTCTCACCCTTTTCTTTCTAAATTTTCTATGAGAGCCCAGCCGCCCAGGGGGCGGGAGCTCTCTTCGCGGTTATGCTCCGCTCAATCTTCGTTCGTCAGGGGCTGCCGCTCGATAGCCGCGGCCATCTGCTCCTGCTTTTCCTCGTCTGTAAAATCCTTCAGATAGGCGTTGATCTGCTCCAGCATCTGGCCGTCCGTCTTTCTCACGCCCACCGCCACAGAGACGTCTTCCGGGCTCACCTCGAAGCCTTTCCCCTCCGCGAAGGTGATATACGTGATATCCTCGTTGGCGAGCTGGGCCGCCATCGCCCCCGGCCGCTCCAGCACCACGGCATCCACCTTGCCCGAGCGCACCGCGATGACAAACTCTGCCATCGTCGCCAGCGGCATCTGCTTCTGCACTTCGGGAATCTGGTCGATGCTGTCGTACCAGGTGGTATTCATCTGCGCGCTGACCTTCGCACCCCGGAAATCCTCCAGGCTTTGGGCCGCCTCATACGAACTGCCCCGCTTTACCATCATGACGAAATCGCTGTTGTAGTAGATATCCGAGAAATCGATGGTCTGCCTGCGCTTCTCCGTCGGGCTCATGCCCGCGATGATAGCGTCGATTTTGCCGGACTGCAGAGCCAGCGTCAGCCCATCCCATTCGATTTTGACGACCACCAGCTCTTTGCCCATGGCCTCGGCCAGCTGTTTTGCCAGCTGCACGTCGTAGCCGTCCGCATAGCCCGCGCCGCCCTCGATGGGAACGGCCGTATCGCTGGGCTCGGACTGCGTCCAGTTAAAGGGCGCATAGTCGCACTCCATGCCCACCCGGAATTTCCCGTCGTCCGCCGCGTCCGGCGTTTCGCCGCCCGCTTTTCCGCAGGC from the Christensenellaceae bacterium 44-20 genome contains:
- a CDS encoding amino acid ABC transporter permease, translating into MALPTTFFGWVGFIINEYSDLLIGGLLSTLKIALLGTTIGFLLGLLVAILRTIPIEEGDSAVKKALLRILRGILNVYIEVFRGTPMMVQAMVIYYGSLQVLGIDMSPGFAGILIVSVNTGAYMAEIIRGGIISIDAGQKEAAYSIGMTHWQSMVHVILPQAIRNILPSVGNELIVNIKDSSVLNVISVSELYFTAKSAAGTYLKYFETYFIIAVIYLVLTYATSRLLALIERRMDGPANYVIHGSQSSSKAAIVVKGGE
- a CDS encoding transporter substrate-binding domain-containing protein; its protein translation is MKARKMLALAMAAAVMFCAAACGKAGGETPDAADDGKFRVGMECDYAPFNWTQSEPSDTAVPIEGGAGYADGYDVQLAKQLAEAMGKELVVVKIEWDGLTLALQSGKIDAIIAGMSPTEKRRQTIDFSDIYYNSDFVMMVKRGSSYEAAQSLEDFRGAKVSAQMNTTWYDSIDQIPEVQKQMPLATMAEFVIAVRSGKVDAVVLERPGAMAAQLANEDITYITFAEGKGFEVSPEDVSVAVGVRKTDGQMLEQINAYLKDFTDEEKQEQMAAAIERQPLTNED